One Calditrichota bacterium genomic region harbors:
- the recF gene encoding DNA replication/repair protein RecF, whose translation MVLKSLYLQQFRNYLKQNFVFDEGVNVIYGYNGQGKTNLLEAIAYTCITKSFRTNSDADVIPFHADFFKITSDFIFDQGVKKTVSLEYVQGEGKRVFVDGARVSSASEIIGLFPIVILTPENEVITYGSPSERRRFLDFILSQTDKSYFNNIQNFRRVLRQRNRLLADAQENRFGFRERIEPWNIELFELNKQITKKRKEFVRDFQKILQPIFKQLTLGQEEISIIYTPSFKEAFFERNVFLRELEKNINFEIMRGNTLIGPHRDEISFLNNGWDLRKFGSRGQHRTAVIALKIAEYFYVYQIKKERPLFLLDDVYTEIDKIRAKNITEYFTQIGQIFLTTSDVDLKIDTELEKEKKISYFYIDRTHPVPHTEVGQRP comes from the coding sequence ATGGTTTTAAAATCACTATATCTTCAACAATTTAGGAACTATTTGAAACAAAATTTCGTGTTCGATGAAGGCGTAAATGTGATTTATGGCTATAATGGGCAGGGAAAAACCAATCTTTTGGAAGCAATTGCTTATACGTGCATTACAAAGAGTTTTCGCACCAATTCCGATGCAGATGTTATTCCTTTTCATGCGGATTTTTTTAAAATCACGTCAGATTTTATTTTTGATCAGGGCGTAAAAAAAACGGTTTCTTTAGAATACGTACAAGGGGAGGGAAAACGTGTTTTTGTTGATGGAGCCCGCGTTTCTTCTGCCTCAGAGATAATTGGTCTCTTTCCGATCGTTATTCTCACCCCGGAAAACGAAGTCATTACGTATGGAAGCCCGTCTGAGCGGCGGCGATTTTTGGATTTTATCTTGTCCCAGACGGATAAATCCTATTTTAATAATATTCAAAATTTTCGAAGGGTGCTCCGGCAGCGCAACAGATTATTGGCCGATGCCCAGGAGAACCGATTTGGTTTCAGGGAGAGAATTGAACCGTGGAATATCGAGCTTTTCGAACTCAATAAACAAATTACAAAAAAACGGAAAGAATTTGTAAGGGATTTTCAGAAAATTTTACAGCCAATATTCAAACAGCTTACATTGGGACAGGAAGAAATTTCCATCATCTATACGCCCTCTTTTAAAGAGGCCTTTTTTGAAAGGAACGTGTTTCTCCGTGAATTGGAGAAAAACATCAATTTTGAGATCATGCGTGGAAACACGCTCATTGGTCCCCACCGTGACGAAATTTCATTTTTGAACAATGGGTGGGATTTGCGAAAATTTGGTTCCCGGGGTCAGCACAGAACGGCTGTTATTGCCCTGAAGATTGCAGAATATTTTTACGTGTATCAAATCAAAAAAGAACGCCCCCTTTTTCTTCTGGATGATGTATATACAGAAATTGATAAAATCAGGGCAAAAAATATTACCGAGTATTTTACCCAAATAGGGCAGATATTTTTAACGACCAGCGATGTGGATTTAAAAATTGACACAGAACTGGAAAAAGAGAAAAAAATTTCCTATTTTTATATTGACCGTACACATCCGGTACCCCATACGGAGGTTGGACAACGTCCATGA
- a CDS encoding DUF721 domain-containing protein, producing MKRAAELGSVLNRILKDLHIEKKVYQSQALLLWSEVVGEKISKISRAERVDNGILFVRVDSPSWRTELIYLKRDIIHRLNKKIGVNVITDIRFK from the coding sequence ATGAAAAGAGCGGCTGAACTGGGGTCCGTTTTGAACAGAATTCTGAAGGACCTTCATATTGAAAAGAAGGTCTATCAGAGTCAGGCTCTTCTCCTGTGGAGTGAAGTTGTCGGTGAAAAAATCTCAAAAATATCCCGTGCGGAAAGAGTGGATAATGGGATTCTTTTTGTCCGCGTGGACAGCCCAAGCTGGAGAACGGAGCTTATCTATTTAAAACGGGATATTATTCATCGTTTGAACAAAAAAATTGGTGTTAACGTAATAACAGACATTCGGTTTAAATAA
- the gyrB gene encoding DNA topoisomerase (ATP-hydrolyzing) subunit B, translating into MAVKKRDVEKKQSHDLYDARKIQVLKGLEAVRKRPAMYIGDVSSKGLHHLVYEVVDNSIDEAMAGYCSQIKVILHEDNSITVEDDGRGIPVDIHPVQKRPAVEVVMTTLHAGGKFDKNTYKVSGGLHGVGVSVVNALSEWMEVEVYRDGKIYHQKYEQGNPVTDLKVIGKHKKTGTKIHFMADRAIFKKVRYSVDTLSNRLRELAFLNPGVRIFLKDAANNEEMEFHYKGGLVSFVEYLEQNRTPIHKKPIYVSGSKENVQVEIALQYDTSYTENIFTYVNNIPTIEGGTHLVGFKSALTRSINNYAIKNNLTKGLKNGLTGDDVREGLTAIISVRVLEPQFEGQTKTKLGNSEVKGIVDSIASEGLNAFFEQNPSVVKKIVEKCTMAARARDAARKARELARRKTALDGGGLPGKLADCSIRDPEHAEIFLVEGDSAGGSAKQGRDRQFQAILPLKGKILNVEKARLEKILNNDEIRTIVTALGAGIGRDEFRPEKVRYHKIIIMTDADVDGAHIRTLLLTFFFRYMRELIELGHIYIAQPPLYRLAKGREEYYAYDEDEREEITQKLGRDGVNIQRYKGLGEMNPEQLWKTTMDPEQRVILQVNIEEAFEADRIFSTLMGDNVEPRREFIQKNAKYVRNLDV; encoded by the coding sequence ATGGCAGTTAAAAAGAGAGACGTGGAAAAAAAGCAGAGTCACGACCTGTATGACGCCCGAAAAATTCAAGTCTTAAAGGGGTTAGAAGCGGTACGAAAACGCCCGGCAATGTATATCGGGGATGTGTCCTCAAAAGGACTTCATCATCTGGTTTACGAGGTGGTGGATAACAGTATCGATGAAGCGATGGCCGGGTACTGCAGTCAAATTAAGGTCATCCTTCACGAAGACAACAGCATTACGGTTGAAGATGATGGCCGCGGTATTCCCGTGGACATCCATCCGGTGCAAAAGCGCCCGGCTGTAGAAGTGGTCATGACGACCCTTCACGCCGGTGGAAAATTCGACAAGAACACCTACAAGGTTTCTGGGGGATTACATGGAGTGGGTGTATCGGTAGTGAATGCGCTTTCGGAGTGGATGGAGGTTGAGGTATACCGCGATGGCAAGATCTACCACCAAAAGTACGAACAGGGAAACCCGGTTACTGATCTGAAAGTGATTGGCAAGCACAAGAAAACGGGAACGAAAATTCATTTTATGGCCGACCGGGCCATTTTCAAAAAGGTCAGGTATTCGGTGGATACCCTTTCCAATCGGCTTCGTGAGCTTGCCTTTTTGAATCCGGGAGTACGGATTTTCCTGAAAGATGCTGCTAACAACGAGGAAATGGAATTCCACTACAAGGGCGGGCTTGTGTCCTTTGTGGAATATCTGGAACAAAACCGGACGCCAATTCACAAAAAGCCAATTTATGTGTCCGGCAGTAAAGAAAATGTTCAGGTTGAAATCGCGCTTCAATATGATACATCCTACACGGAAAACATTTTCACGTACGTGAACAATATCCCCACAATTGAAGGGGGAACGCATCTGGTAGGATTCAAATCGGCGCTCACCCGATCGATCAACAACTACGCGATCAAAAACAATTTGACCAAGGGTCTTAAAAACGGACTGACCGGCGATGATGTTCGCGAGGGACTTACAGCCATCATCAGCGTGAGGGTTCTGGAACCCCAATTCGAGGGTCAGACGAAAACCAAGCTTGGCAACAGTGAGGTCAAAGGAATTGTTGATTCAATCGCGTCGGAGGGATTGAATGCCTTCTTTGAGCAAAATCCGTCCGTGGTGAAAAAGATTGTTGAGAAATGTACAATGGCAGCCCGGGCCAGGGATGCCGCCAGAAAGGCCCGGGAATTGGCCCGTCGAAAAACGGCGCTGGATGGTGGAGGGCTGCCGGGTAAACTGGCGGATTGTTCGATTCGAGATCCCGAGCATGCGGAGATTTTTCTGGTTGAAGGGGACTCAGCCGGAGGATCGGCCAAACAGGGACGGGACCGTCAATTTCAGGCCATTTTACCCCTGAAGGGAAAAATCCTGAATGTGGAAAAGGCCCGCCTGGAGAAAATCCTGAATAATGATGAAATCCGGACCATCGTTACGGCACTCGGCGCCGGTATTGGCCGGGATGAATTCCGGCCGGAAAAGGTGCGCTACCATAAAATCATCATTATGACGGATGCCGATGTGGACGGGGCCCATATTCGAACCCTGCTTCTGACCTTCTTTTTCCGCTACATGCGGGAACTGATTGAACTCGGGCACATTTACATTGCTCAGCCCCCTCTTTATCGTCTGGCAAAGGGACGGGAAGAGTACTACGCTTATGATGAAGATGAGCGGGAAGAGATTACACAAAAACTCGGCCGGGACGGCGTGAATATCCAACGGTACAAAGGTCTGGGTGAAATGAACCCGGAACAGCTGTGGAAAACCACCATGGATCCGGAGCAGAGGGTCATCCTTCAGGTGAACATAGAGGAAGCCTTTGAAGCTGATCGGATTTTCAGCACGTTAATGGGAGACAATGTCGAACCCCGGCGAGAATTCATTCAGAAGAATGCAAAATACGTGCGCAACCTGGATGTTTAA
- the gyrA gene encoding DNA gyrase subunit A → MAVNRERVLPVLIEDEMKGSYLDYSMSVIVSRALPDVRDGLKPVHRRVLYGMYNLGLLPNRPYKKSARIVGEVLGKYHPHGDTAVYDSMVRMVQDFSLRYPLVDGQGNFGSVDGDSPAAMRYTEARLAPIALELLRDIEKDTVDFVPNFDETLKEPVVLPSVLPNLVVNGASGIAVGMATNFPPHNLTEVIDGLITLIDNPEAAVEEIMQSIKGPDFPTGAIIYGAAEIPTIYKTGRGKLTIRARANIETQKNGKERIIVTEIPYQVNKSNLLEKMGDLVRNKKITGISDIRDESDRDGMRVVIELKRDAQAEVVLNQLYKHTQMQTTFGVIMLALVDGAPKVMNLKESLQHFVDFRHEVVVRRTKFDLDKAERRAHILEGLKIALDNLDAIIQTIRKSRDPKTAKHNLMRNFKLSEIQSQAILDMRLQRLTGLERKKIEDEYLATIKLIAELKAILDSRSLRMKIVKDELIELQKKYGDERRTEIINSAEDFQIEDLIAEEDMVITISHDGFIKRFPVSGYKRQMRGGRGYTGASPTSGDFVEHLFIASTHHYILFFTDRGKCYWLKVYEIPEGGRASRGRSIVNLLDVSKGENIRAFLPVKEFDNEHYIVMATEKGLVKKTNLEAFSRPRRGGIVAISINEGDRLIEAMLTNGTQELLLGTLYGKAVRFNESELRQMGRNAAGVRGISLAPEDRVIGMVPVQRGSTLLVVTEQGYGKRSKIEDYRLTHRGGKGIIAVKITERVGKMIAMKVVMDSDDIMIITAHGVVIRQPVKGISIIGRNTQGIRLIRLDEGDRIADVARVIKENTNGNGKEPE, encoded by the coding sequence ATGGCTGTAAATCGGGAAAGAGTTTTACCAGTTTTAATTGAAGACGAAATGAAGGGCTCCTATCTGGATTATTCCATGTCGGTTATTGTATCAAGGGCCCTTCCGGATGTTCGTGACGGACTGAAACCGGTTCACCGGCGTGTTCTTTACGGAATGTACAATTTGGGCCTGTTGCCCAACCGTCCCTATAAAAAAAGTGCAAGAATTGTGGGTGAGGTTCTGGGTAAGTACCATCCTCATGGCGATACGGCTGTTTACGATTCGATGGTACGAATGGTACAGGATTTTTCTCTGCGGTACCCACTGGTGGATGGCCAGGGTAATTTTGGTTCCGTCGACGGGGATTCACCGGCCGCCATGCGATACACGGAAGCCCGCCTGGCACCCATCGCTCTGGAGCTGTTGCGCGACATCGAAAAAGATACGGTTGATTTTGTCCCGAATTTCGACGAAACCCTGAAAGAACCGGTTGTGCTCCCTTCCGTTCTGCCCAATCTTGTGGTGAATGGTGCCTCGGGAATTGCGGTGGGCATGGCGACGAACTTTCCGCCGCACAATCTGACGGAAGTAATCGATGGGTTGATTACCCTCATTGACAATCCGGAGGCTGCAGTCGAAGAAATTATGCAATCGATTAAAGGCCCCGATTTTCCAACCGGAGCCATTATTTACGGCGCAGCCGAAATTCCGACCATTTACAAAACGGGACGGGGAAAATTAACCATTCGGGCTCGTGCGAATATTGAAACACAGAAAAATGGAAAAGAACGGATTATTGTTACGGAAATCCCGTACCAGGTGAACAAAAGCAACCTGCTCGAAAAAATGGGAGATCTGGTCCGGAATAAAAAAATCACCGGAATCAGCGATATTCGTGACGAATCGGATCGGGACGGCATGCGTGTCGTCATTGAGCTGAAACGCGACGCTCAGGCCGAGGTTGTGCTCAATCAACTCTACAAACACACGCAGATGCAGACCACCTTTGGTGTCATTATGCTGGCGTTGGTTGACGGGGCGCCCAAGGTAATGAATCTGAAAGAATCCCTTCAGCATTTTGTCGATTTCCGGCATGAAGTGGTGGTGCGCCGCACAAAATTCGATCTGGACAAAGCGGAAAGACGGGCCCACATTTTAGAGGGATTAAAAATTGCTCTGGACAATCTGGATGCCATTATTCAAACCATTCGAAAATCACGCGATCCCAAAACAGCCAAACACAACCTGATGCGAAATTTTAAACTTTCCGAAATTCAGTCTCAGGCTATTTTGGACATGCGCCTCCAGCGTCTCACGGGGTTGGAGCGAAAAAAGATTGAAGATGAGTATCTGGCAACCATTAAGCTCATCGCCGAATTAAAGGCCATTCTGGACAGCCGTTCCCTTCGGATGAAAATAGTTAAGGATGAGCTCATCGAGCTGCAGAAAAAATATGGGGATGAACGGCGAACCGAGATTATTAACAGTGCCGAGGACTTTCAAATTGAGGATCTGATCGCCGAAGAAGACATGGTGATTACCATATCCCACGACGGGTTTATTAAGCGGTTTCCCGTTTCCGGGTACAAGCGGCAGATGCGCGGCGGCCGCGGTTACACGGGGGCCTCGCCCACCAGCGGGGATTTTGTGGAGCACCTGTTCATTGCTTCCACCCATCACTATATTTTGTTTTTCACAGATAGGGGAAAGTGCTACTGGTTGAAGGTTTACGAAATTCCGGAGGGCGGCCGTGCCTCCCGAGGGCGCTCGATCGTGAATCTTTTGGATGTCTCCAAGGGTGAAAATATCCGGGCCTTTTTGCCGGTGAAGGAATTCGACAATGAGCACTATATTGTCATGGCCACCGAAAAGGGCCTGGTCAAGAAGACCAATCTTGAGGCATTCAGCCGGCCGCGGCGCGGCGGTATTGTGGCCATTTCCATCAATGAAGGCGACCGCCTCATTGAAGCCATGCTGACCAACGGGACTCAGGAGCTGTTGCTGGGGACGCTTTACGGAAAAGCAGTCCGGTTTAATGAATCGGAACTGCGGCAAATGGGACGCAATGCAGCAGGCGTTCGCGGAATTAGCCTGGCACCCGAGGACCGGGTCATTGGAATGGTTCCGGTTCAACGGGGGTCGACGCTTCTGGTTGTGACCGAACAGGGATACGGAAAGCGGAGCAAGATCGAGGACTACCGCTTAACCCATCGCGGAGGCAAGGGGATTATTGCCGTTAAAATAACGGAGCGTGTGGGCAAAATGATCGCCATGAAAGTGGTGATGGACAGTGACGATATTATGATCATTACGGCGCATGGTGTGGTTATTCGCCAGCCCGTGAAGGGAATCTCCATTATTGGACGGAATACCCAAGGAATTCGTCTGATCCGTCTGGATGAAGGGGATCGCATTGCGGACGTGGCCCGGGTCATTAAGGAAAATACCAACGGCAATGGAAAAGAACCTGAATAA
- a CDS encoding FecR domain-containing protein, giving the protein MKNKKQLQWIVPLIAVIWLVPYLLFSEKVEEKGVVTYVAGRVKKKTPKIENWIPAHKNTQVIRGEKVRTYLRSRAEIKLRGLDIIRLAPETTIDIVKLYDESKDSQIKTTQINIESGDLWASVSKKSKKMKFKLDTPVAGTAITGTKLEVSFGSDSSSEVRVYRGEVKVSNAKTDMDRLKLTPKLIKPHQIQGPHQIQGPHEVTMEKWLYIVKEMQMLKIDKHGKVKYAGSFSLKQMKNKADWVKWNLSRDKALGIK; this is encoded by the coding sequence ATGAAGAATAAAAAGCAGTTGCAATGGATTGTACCTTTGATTGCCGTAATTTGGTTGGTTCCCTACCTTTTGTTTTCTGAGAAAGTGGAAGAAAAGGGTGTGGTTACCTATGTGGCGGGCCGGGTGAAAAAGAAGACGCCCAAAATCGAGAATTGGATCCCTGCCCATAAAAATACGCAGGTAATTCGCGGTGAAAAGGTCCGCACGTACCTTCGATCGCGTGCAGAGATTAAATTAAGGGGTTTGGATATTATTCGTCTGGCACCGGAAACGACCATTGATATTGTGAAACTTTACGATGAATCCAAAGACTCGCAGATCAAAACGACACAGATCAACATCGAGAGCGGCGACCTCTGGGCATCTGTTTCGAAAAAAAGCAAAAAAATGAAATTTAAACTGGATACGCCCGTTGCGGGTACCGCGATCACCGGAACAAAACTGGAGGTCAGCTTTGGCTCCGATTCCAGCTCCGAAGTGCGGGTCTACAGGGGAGAAGTGAAGGTTTCCAATGCCAAAACGGATATGGACAGGTTAAAGCTAACCCCCAAATTGATCAAGCCCCACCAGATTCAGGGACCCCATCAAATCCAAGGTCCGCATGAAGTCACAATGGAAAAGTGGCTGTATATTGTGAAGGAAATGCAGATGCTAAAAATCGACAAGCATGGAAAAGTAAAATATGCGGGTTCCTTTTCGCTGAAGCAAATGAAGAATAAAGCCGACTGGGTGAAATGGAATCTGAGCCGGGACAAGGCCCTTGGGATAAAATAG
- a CDS encoding YjbQ family protein, translating into MFVEIPVRTHNHTEFIQLDSEIQSIVAKSGVKNGLCTVFAPHTTAAITINENADPDVVRDIIAETEKIIPWNDGYHHMEGNSAAHIKSSLFGASETVLIRDGRLKLGTWQSIYFCEFDGPRHRKVWIQIVGD; encoded by the coding sequence ATGTTTGTTGAAATTCCTGTCCGAACCCACAATCACACCGAATTCATTCAACTGGACTCAGAAATCCAGAGTATTGTGGCAAAAAGCGGGGTGAAAAACGGGCTGTGTACCGTTTTTGCTCCTCACACGACCGCAGCCATTACCATTAACGAAAACGCGGATCCGGATGTGGTTCGCGATATCATTGCCGAAACGGAAAAAATCATTCCCTGGAATGATGGGTATCACCACATGGAAGGAAATTCGGCGGCGCATATTAAATCCAGTCTGTTTGGAGCCTCTGAAACTGTTCTTATTCGGGACGGCCGCTTGAAACTGGGTACCTGGCAGTCCATCTATTTTTGTGAATTTGACGGTCCCCGTCATCGAAAAGTTTGGATTCAGATTGTCGGTGACTAA
- the pdxA gene encoding 4-hydroxythreonine-4-phosphate dehydrogenase PdxA encodes MKPKILITLGDFNGIGPEVTLKALSDETLLKAASPVLIGSQQIVDYYTELLGLQRYGSDVEVIECVPDEKLPIDPGKISKKAGEMSARFLQCAIDRVKNNKGDAIVTAPISKEALWLAGYRRFPGQTEFFAAGFGVRRFAMVLIAGTFRVSFTTTHYPIRDVASQLTEEKIIETTRAVVHALQRFFGIPDPKIAVSALNPHGGEHGKLGDEEERIIRPAINKLIALGVQAEGPFPADTLFTRIDKKDFDAYLVHYHDQGMIPVKMVGFGRAVNFTAGLPVPRTSPDHGTAFDIAGKGKAHEQSMKEAIQLAVQLASHKG; translated from the coding sequence ATGAAACCCAAAATACTCATTACGCTCGGAGATTTTAACGGGATTGGCCCGGAGGTCACCCTGAAGGCTCTTTCGGATGAAACCCTGCTAAAAGCAGCGTCGCCGGTCTTGATTGGCTCTCAGCAAATTGTGGACTATTACACAGAATTGCTGGGATTGCAAAGATACGGATCCGATGTGGAAGTGATTGAGTGTGTGCCGGATGAAAAACTTCCGATTGATCCGGGGAAAATCTCGAAAAAGGCCGGAGAAATGAGCGCACGATTTCTCCAATGCGCCATTGACCGCGTGAAAAATAATAAGGGCGACGCCATTGTGACCGCCCCTATTTCAAAAGAAGCGCTGTGGCTGGCCGGGTATCGCCGGTTTCCGGGTCAGACGGAATTTTTTGCGGCCGGTTTTGGTGTCAGGCGATTTGCCATGGTGCTCATCGCCGGAACGTTCAGGGTAAGTTTTACAACCACACACTATCCGATTCGGGACGTGGCCTCTCAACTGACGGAGGAGAAAATAATTGAAACGACGCGGGCGGTGGTTCATGCGCTGCAACGGTTTTTTGGGATCCCTGATCCGAAAATTGCCGTATCTGCCTTGAATCCACATGGGGGAGAACACGGAAAACTGGGCGATGAGGAAGAACGCATCATTCGTCCGGCCATAAATAAACTGATTGCCCTGGGTGTACAGGCAGAGGGACCCTTTCCGGCCGACACGCTTTTTACCCGTATCGACAAAAAGGATTTCGACGCCTATCTGGTACACTATCACGATCAGGGGATGATTCCTGTTAAAATGGTCGGTTTTGGAAGGGCTGTTAATTTTACGGCCGGGCTCCCGGTACCGCGTACCTCTCCCGATCACGGCACCGCATTTGATATCGCGGGTAAGGGAAAGGCTCACGAACAAAGCATGAAGGAGGCCATTCAACTTGCTGTACAACTGGCTTCGCACAAAGGTTAA
- a CDS encoding class I SAM-dependent methyltransferase codes for MLYNWLRTKVKKAAPYEKLAHIYDFVMRHVDYGMWVDYVLQIYDALHFQPESLLDTACGTGSFLIHMRHSIRNVYGCDGSFPMVQQARKKENLNEIPLWVGDMRRIGLKKKVSTVVCLYDSINYLRTPDEIQLALENFYDMTLPGGVLIFDICTIQNSELNFSNYYETKKEKDFAYTRWSHFDRKKQIQYTEFQIKFKGDGALYHEVHRQRIYHTDTFFDLIEKTKWKLAFALDGFSFEPANPNSNRIHFVLKKQETSDDSLF; via the coding sequence TTGCTGTACAACTGGCTTCGCACAAAGGTTAAAAAAGCGGCACCCTACGAAAAACTGGCGCATATTTACGATTTTGTAATGCGCCACGTGGATTACGGGATGTGGGTCGACTATGTGTTGCAAATTTATGATGCGCTCCATTTTCAGCCAGAAAGTTTGCTGGATACCGCCTGCGGAACCGGAAGCTTTTTAATCCACATGCGGCACTCCATTCGCAACGTGTACGGATGCGACGGCTCGTTTCCGATGGTTCAACAGGCCCGAAAAAAGGAAAATCTTAATGAAATCCCTCTGTGGGTCGGAGATATGCGGCGAATCGGATTAAAAAAGAAAGTAAGCACGGTGGTTTGTTTGTACGACAGCATTAACTACCTCCGCACGCCTGATGAAATCCAACTGGCTTTGGAAAATTTTTATGATATGACATTGCCCGGAGGTGTACTGATTTTTGATATCTGTACGATTCAAAATTCCGAACTGAATTTTTCGAATTACTACGAAACAAAGAAAGAAAAGGATTTTGCCTACACCCGGTGGAGCCATTTTGATCGTAAAAAACAAATCCAGTATACGGAGTTTCAAATAAAATTCAAAGGCGATGGGGCCCTGTACCACGAGGTCCACCGGCAGAGGATCTATCACACAGATACCTTTTTCGATCTTATCGAAAAAACAAAATGGAAGCTGGCATTTGCTTTAGACGGATTCTCGTTTGAACCAGCCAATCCCAATTCAAACAGAATTCATTTTGTCTTAAAAAAACAGGAAACATCCGATGATTCGCTTTTTTAA
- the ftsE gene encoding cell division ATP-binding protein FtsE encodes MIRFFNVSFFYPRGSGVKNVNLFLRNGEFLFLVGPSGAGKSTILKLIYLEEFPTRGHILLDGYNTQEITPRDVPYIRRKIGMIFQDFKLLRDRNVFDNVAFAMEVIGARRSKINKRVLEVLRDVGLSHKKLKMPRELSGGEQQRVAIARAIVNEPFVVLADEPTGNLDEENRDEILSLLKKINNQGTSIIMATHNFEMAKQSGCRIVRIENGMILS; translated from the coding sequence ATGATTCGCTTTTTTAATGTGAGCTTTTTCTATCCCCGGGGCAGCGGTGTAAAAAATGTGAATCTTTTTCTTCGTAACGGAGAATTTCTCTTTCTGGTGGGTCCATCCGGTGCAGGAAAGAGTACCATTTTGAAGTTGATTTATCTGGAAGAATTTCCAACGCGTGGTCACATTCTTTTGGATGGGTACAACACGCAGGAGATTACGCCGCGGGACGTTCCGTACATTCGAAGAAAAATCGGGATGATTTTTCAGGACTTTAAACTGCTTCGGGACAGAAATGTATTTGATAATGTGGCATTTGCAATGGAAGTGATCGGGGCCCGGCGATCAAAAATAAACAAACGGGTTTTGGAAGTGCTGCGCGATGTGGGGCTGTCGCACAAAAAATTAAAGATGCCCAGAGAATTGTCCGGAGGAGAGCAGCAGCGCGTGGCCATTGCCCGGGCTATTGTGAATGAACCGTTTGTAGTTTTGGCCGATGAGCCCACCGGCAACCTGGATGAGGAAAACCGGGATGAAATTTTATCCCTGTTGAAGAAGATTAACAACCAGGGAACCTCAATTATTATGGCAACCCATAATTTTGAAATGGCCAAACAATCCGGTTGCCGGATAGTACGAATTGAAAATGGGATGATTTTATCATGA
- a CDS encoding ABC transporter permease: MKLWYPIREGFSNLKRSRSSVWVSVLTISLSLWLVGLFLMGAWNGWQFLQNLRDKLELEVFLVDTVQTQEAYDLRKIILNIPGVDSVQFISKYAAMKKFEKEFGENIEAILGENPLPASFKIRLKKSYHSKKNVQKIIGQIKKLPGIEDVSYRYDLLKIIEKYLKLFFGGGVFLGIMIGFLSILLIANTVRMAIISRREEIQIMRLIGATPAFIRRPFLVQGFLLGLFGGVLSVLFLGLVVWIVRQWLAITLVNEKEIWAFILVWGIVLGMIGSWRAIRLYLKEKI, from the coding sequence ATGAAGCTTTGGTACCCAATCCGCGAGGGATTTTCGAACTTAAAACGGTCGCGCAGTTCCGTGTGGGTGTCTGTTTTGACGATTTCTCTTTCACTCTGGTTGGTGGGGCTTTTTCTGATGGGTGCCTGGAATGGCTGGCAGTTTCTGCAGAATTTAAGGGATAAATTAGAGTTAGAGGTGTTCCTGGTGGACACGGTTCAGACACAGGAAGCCTATGACCTCCGAAAAATCATATTGAATATTCCGGGAGTCGACTCGGTACAGTTCATTTCGAAATATGCCGCCATGAAAAAATTTGAAAAGGAGTTTGGCGAAAATATTGAAGCTATTCTGGGCGAAAATCCTCTGCCCGCTTCATTTAAGATCCGGCTGAAAAAAAGTTACCATTCCAAGAAAAATGTTCAAAAAATAATCGGACAGATCAAAAAATTACCAGGGATTGAAGACGTTTCTTATCGTTACGATTTGTTAAAAATTATTGAAAAATACCTGAAACTGTTTTTTGGCGGCGGGGTTTTTCTGGGTATTATGATTGGGTTTCTTTCGATTCTTCTTATTGCTAACACGGTGCGAATGGCGATTATCAGCAGACGGGAAGAAATTCAGATTATGCGGCTGATTGGAGCGACACCGGCGTTCATTCGGCGGCCGTTTCTGGTTCAGGGATTCTTGCTGGGGCTTTTTGGAGGCGTGCTTTCGGTCCTTTTTCTGGGACTGGTTGTGTGGATTGTCAGACAATGGCTGGCCATTACATTAGTAAATGAAAAGGAAATTTGGGCGTTTATTCTTGTTTGGGGAATTGTTTTGGGCATGATCGGAAGTTGGAGAGCCATTCGTCTGTATTTAAAAGAGAAGATTTAA